CGTCAACCTCGACAAGCTGACCTACGCCGGCAACCCCCGGAACGTCGAGGCGGTGGCCGGTTCGCCGAATTACCGCTTCGTCCTCGGCGACATCTGCGACCCGCGCGCGGTCGCCGACGCGATGGCGGGGTGCGACGTCGTCGTCAACTTCGCGGCGGAGACCCACGTCGACCGCTCGCTCCTCGGGGACGCCTCGTTCATCGACACGGACGTCAAGGGCGTCTTCGTGCTGCTCGAGGAGGCGAAACGGATCGGAGTCTCCCAATTCATCCAGGTATCGACCGACGAGGTCTACGGCTCGATCGAGAGCGGCGCCTTCACGGAGGAATCGGCGCTCCACCCGCGCAACC
This DNA window, taken from Thermoanaerobaculia bacterium, encodes the following:
- a CDS encoding GDP-mannose 4,6-dehydratase, with translation MRPRRILVTGGCGFIGSAFVRRTLAAPNGVEIVNLDKLTYAGNPRNVEAVAGSPNYRFVLGDICDPRAVADAMAGCDVVVNFAAETHVDRSLLGDASFIDTDVKGVFVLLEEAKRIGVSQFIQVSTDEVYGSIESGAFTEESALHPRN